The Streptomyces sp. Alt3 genome has a segment encoding these proteins:
- a CDS encoding chaplin, giving the protein MFKLGSAVVMTVAAGAMVFAGAGAASADTGAEGLAYGSPGVLSGNVVQIPVHVPVNACGNSLNIIGLLNPSLGNACADGHFDRANEDAKAKHHSGAKVEHHGK; this is encoded by the coding sequence ATGTTCAAGCTGGGAAGTGCGGTGGTCATGACCGTGGCTGCAGGTGCCATGGTGTTCGCCGGCGCGGGCGCGGCAAGCGCCGACACCGGTGCGGAGGGCCTTGCCTACGGCTCACCCGGAGTGTTGTCCGGCAACGTCGTTCAGATCCCCGTCCACGTGCCCGTCAACGCCTGTGGCAACTCGCTGAACATCATCGGCCTGCTGAACCCGAGCTTGGGCAACGCCTGCGCCGACGGCCACTTCGACCGCGCCAACGAGGACGCCAAGGCCAAGCACCACAGCGGCGCAAAGGTCGAGCACCACGGCAAGTAG
- a CDS encoding DedA family protein, which produces MIDSGATRWVTDLMSTLGAPGAGLAIALENIFPPLPSEVILPLAGFTASAGGMGLYAALVWTTIGSVVGALALYGIGAALGRDRMVILATKVPLVKVADIERTEAWFERHGTKAVFFGRMIPVFRSLISIPAGVERMALPVFLTLTTLGSALWNTAFVLAGFFLGERWEVVSGYVSTYSKVVLAAAALALLVLIGTRVFRMSGSRKPGDRASGRQLSADDRSPEEHAECGHTPAGASRRPDPSQG; this is translated from the coding sequence ATGATCGACAGTGGCGCAACCCGATGGGTGACCGACCTGATGAGCACCCTCGGGGCGCCAGGCGCCGGGCTGGCCATCGCGTTGGAGAACATCTTCCCGCCGTTGCCCAGCGAGGTGATCCTGCCGCTGGCCGGCTTCACCGCGAGCGCCGGAGGGATGGGGCTCTACGCCGCCCTGGTGTGGACGACCATCGGATCGGTCGTCGGCGCGCTCGCACTGTACGGAATCGGCGCGGCCCTGGGGCGCGACCGGATGGTCATCCTTGCGACCAAGGTCCCGCTCGTGAAGGTCGCCGACATCGAGAGGACGGAGGCGTGGTTCGAACGCCACGGCACCAAAGCGGTCTTCTTCGGCCGGATGATCCCGGTGTTCCGCAGCCTGATCTCGATTCCGGCGGGCGTCGAGCGCATGGCGCTGCCTGTCTTCCTCACGCTGACCACCCTGGGAAGCGCGCTGTGGAACACGGCATTCGTACTGGCCGGTTTCTTCCTCGGCGAGCGCTGGGAGGTGGTCTCCGGATACGTCTCCACCTACTCCAAGGTCGTGCTCGCGGCAGCCGCTCTTGCTCTCCTCGTCCTCATCGGGACGCGGGTGTTCCGGATGTCCGGTTCGCGGAAGCCGGGCGACCGGGCATCCGGCCGACAGCTGTCGGCCGACGACCGGTCGCCGGAGGAACACGCGGAGTGCGGACACACGCCTGCGGGCGCAAGCCGACGGCCCGACCCGAGCCAAGGCTGA